CCTTTTAAACTCTATCAATACTTAATAGGTCGGCGCTCTTTCCAAAGCGAGCAATCCAAACTCAATCAGTGCCAGGGGGTTCTGTGAAAAATTTCAGCTTGTTCTATCTCACAATACTTGTGTTTGCCTGGCAAGTCGCCTATTCGCAGCAACATGATGAAGAAGCGACGCATTCGGTAGTTAGCTCAAACCAATGGACATCGATCCTTGCAATCAACCCTTGTGCTGGCCCATGCCGCTCGGTTCAAGACGCCGTCCCCCATCCGGCAGAATTGCTTGCGATTAAGCTTATTAATAAGGCTGAAAGCTCGATCGATGTTGCCCTGTTTTCTTTTTCAAAAGCAAATATTTTGAAAGCTCTGCTAGAGGCCGACGAAAGAGGCGTAAAAATTCGGTTTATTTCAGATAGAGATCAATTTAAAAATCTCTCTTCTAAGTGCGGGACTATCGGGGAGAAGTGCGAATTCTACAGGGACATTTTGCAAATTGTTTCGCCCAGTTCCTCAGACGAGTCCCCACTTCAAATATATAAAAGAGCACTTGAGCACTCCCGGTTTTCGAAGCTGACAAAAAGCGAACAGATTTATTTTTTGCTCAAGGCCTCTCACTCTGAAAGCTTAGTTAAGATACCCACATACACACGAATGATGCATTTTAAGACGATGATGATCGATCACAATATACTCTGGCAAGGAAGCGGCAATTTCTCGTCTACTGGTATGGGAGTCAATTTCGAACATTTTACCGTTTACAAGGCTATGTATGACACGGCTACGAATGAAAAGGATGAGAGGATTCAATCTTTTATTTGCGCACTCGACGAACTGTTCGAAGGCGAGGACATTGACTTTTCTACTTGTAATACAGAAACGCAGTTTTTTTCGCGATCCAAAAATGTGGCACGAAGCCGTTTGGTCAAACTTATTCGAGCTGCGAAAGAATCTATAGATGTTTCTGTACATCAGCTTAGGGACATCACCATCGTCAAAGAGCTTGCTGCGGCCAAAGATAGGGGCATCAATTTACGCATTTTAAGAGATCAGGAGTTTTGCAGCAACAGCCAAGCTGAAGTTCTAGAGCCATTGATGAGACTTCAAACCGTTTTTCACTGCATGTTTAATAATCCACGCATCTATCAAATGGTTCACGCTAAACTTGCTGTCTTTGATAGCAAAGTCTTGTGGACGGGAGCTGGCAACTGGAGTTCTGGAGGCCTGAAATCAAACGACGAACACTTTTCACTTATCGATGATCCTACAATAGTAGGACAAGTGGACTTTTGGTTTGATGACCTCTGGCAGAAAACTCGAGTATGGAACTACAACGGGGTTAAACGCGTCCCTTAAGACTCCGCTCTCGATTGAATAAGGTGAAGAGACTAGCTTTACGCAACGCTTTTCAAACAGTTGATTCAAAAGCATGCTCTCATTGAATAGCTTTAGGAAAAGGCTCTTAATAAAGTAGCTTCAAGAGCCTGCTCTCGACTAGTCTAAACTTTTGATAAATGATTGCGGAGTGTATCCCTCTGGAAGCTTAGCGAAGGTGAATGAAATCAGGAGCCCCGAATTACCGGCATCCGCAAAAGAGTCAAAGTTCCACAGGAAATCTATATTTAAAACTAAATCTTCCTTTTTGAGCGGAATAGTCGTTTGGCGATCTTCTAACATTGTTAAATGGAAGTCAGAGGTACCCCACCCAGTACCGATATAGTTACCACTTCGAGCAACGGTAAGTTGTGTATTTCCGTACTGACCCGTATTTGCTGCCACCAAATCGTTGTATATGCGATCCCTTTCGATGGAACCCCAAAGTGAGTCGATTTCCTCCGCCAAAAAAGTCTCTGTGCTTCTGCGCTCGTGGAAATGCTTTGAAGCGAAATCACCTTTTTCAACTGACTCGAAGTTCGGATAGCCCGCTTCTTTCATCGAGGAGAACCTACGGTTACAAGCCGGGTTAATCTCAAAACACGTTCTTGTTATTTTGTTGTGTAGGTCTATGTGTGCTTTCACTGAAGGGCCCACAAGCGGGGCAAATGTTCTTCGCATTTGATCAATGTCATTGATACCGATTACAACTTTAAGAATCCCCGATGAATCAGTTAGCCAAACTCTATGGGGAGTCCCTGCACTATCCAGTCGTACCTTGTGTGAAAATTTTCCAAAAATAAAAAGCGCTCGGCTACGCGTCCGTAGTCTAATAGAAAATCAATTTCTCGGATATACATTTAAATTTCTTGCAACAATTTTCAGCGAATTAGGGGTCGGCCTGGAAAGAGTTGAGCTGCAGCCTACCTGGGTATCAGAGCTCCCTATATTTAAGTTTGGAAGGTGCGCTACTAGCGGGTTTTAGACCGGGCCTCGAGAATAGTTCCGTATTCATTGACGAAATTAGCCATGACCGCTTGACCAAATTTTTGGACATCAATTCGAAGCTCATTTAAAGAGCATGTGGGGACAGGCGTCCCCTCATTTGAAACATTAACTGCAAAATGAATGAGACACGAAGTGTTCGAAGCGGTGGCTACACTGATCGAAAGTTTCTTGTCGGTATTTGCTAAATAAAGATCATCCCCTTTTCGTATAAGCTTTACTTCTTTCTTACCTGCCGGCACGCTTGACTCTGCAGCTCTAGAATCAACGACATCTTTTACGATCGACGCCAATAATCGCTGCAGTGCTACCGCACCTTTCAGGTCCCAATCAAAAACCTCTACGATGAAGTGAACCATCATCGAGCCTTCGATTTTGGATTGACTGATAACATCTTCAAGATCTTTCATGTTTTCAAAAGAAATCGCACAGGGTCCTTGCCACGAAACAATAGAGTCGCCAACCAGTCCGTGCTTTTGGTACGCAAATCTTGGCGCGAGCTGAGTTCCGTCGTAGGAAACAATTTCTTCACTCCAACTTGCCTTCACCGAACACCTCTTTTAAGTAGAACTAGCCATCTTTGCTCTCAAAAATCTCTGACAACTTTCACAAACTCCACAGAGCTCGTCATTTGATTCGTAACATGGCCAAATATTATTGATGTCGATCCCCAATTCAAGCGCACGCGACAGAATTTGAGTTTTATCCATTTCAATTGTCCAGCACTGTATTGTGGGTTGGGTCTGAGTTGAGAGCTCTAAGAACTGATTGGAAGCATTTACAAACTCGCCGGAATTGTCAGAAAAGGTCGCAGCCTCCTCTTTGTTCCATCCGACAACAATCCATCCTGCCCCCATTGCCTCTGCGAAACTTGCTGCAATATTGATAAAAACCCCATTGCGATTTGGTACCCAAACTGCCTTAGCGGATTCCGCTGTGGCCAAATGATTTTCAAGATCAACGGAAGTTGGTAGCGGAGCCGAACGATTGACCAATGCACTCGTCGTGATCCGACTGAGCCATTCAAGTTCAATGATCTGATGGGGCACATTCAGTTGCTCGCAAAAGTAGCTTGCCGCGGCACACTCTTTACGAAAGCTTCGTTGACCATAGTCAAAAGTTAAAGCCAATACGACTTTAGAGCACCTAAAGGCTTCGTAAAGATTAACAACAGAATCTAAACCGCCCGAAAGTGTTATGATCGAAAGATTTGAATGCGCCAAGATATAGAGCTTTTAAGCCGGCTGATCTTTTACTTGTCCAGCGATTTGGGTTCTTAAAATCTTCACCCTAACATCAGTCGCTATTTCGAGAGTTATGTATTTGTCTGTGAGGCCCTCTACCCGGCCCAAAATTCCGCTCACAGTTATTACCTGATCTCCGCGCTTTAGCGCCTCTTGCATCTTCGCCTGTTCTTTGCGGAACTTGCTCTGAGGTCTGATCATAAAGAAGTAAATAACTCCGAATAATAGGACCATCGGAAGTAAAGATTCTAACATCGACGGTTGTTGGGGAGTCGATTGTGCCCACGCATATGACCAAAACATATTTACCTCACTCTTGCTTACTGGGTGATACCAAAAACAGCCAACAGGGGCAATGCTTATATGTCATTTGACCCGGTTCAAACCTCCTTAGGGCGAACTTAAACAGTCTGCTCAAGCAAGGGTTAGGGCAAAAATCGATCGCCCGGCTGCCTCAGCGTTTCAATCCGTCAATTAGTTGGAACTGGTGTAAGTTGCTAGA
The sequence above is a segment of the Bdellovibrionales bacterium CG10_big_fil_rev_8_21_14_0_10_45_34 genome. Coding sequences within it:
- a CDS encoding DUF366 domain-containing protein, with translation MKASWSEEIVSYDGTQLAPRFAYQKHGLVGDSIVSWQGPCAISFENMKDLEDVISQSKIEGSMMVHFIVEVFDWDLKGAVALQRLLASIVKDVVDSRAAESSVPAGKKEVKLIRKGDDLYLANTDKKLSISVATASNTSCLIHFAVNVSNEGTPVPTCSLNELRIDVQKFGQAVMANFVNEYGTILEARSKTR
- the queC gene encoding 7-cyano-7-deazaguanine synthase QueC; protein product: MAHSNLSIITLSGGLDSVVNLYEAFRCSKVVLALTFDYGQRSFRKECAAASYFCEQLNVPHQIIELEWLSRITTSALVNRSAPLPTSVDLENHLATAESAKAVWVPNRNGVFINIAASFAEAMGAGWIVVGWNKEEAATFSDNSGEFVNASNQFLELSTQTQPTIQCWTIEMDKTQILSRALELGIDINNIWPCYESNDELCGVCESCQRFLRAKMASST
- the yajC gene encoding preprotein translocase subunit YajC, yielding MFWSYAWAQSTPQQPSMLESLLPMVLLFGVIYFFMIRPQSKFRKEQAKMQEALKRGDQVITVSGILGRVEGLTDKYITLEIATDVRVKILRTQIAGQVKDQPA